A single genomic interval of Sinorhizobium garamanticum harbors:
- the rirA gene encoding iron-responsive transcriptional regulator RirA, translated as MRLTKQTNYAVRMLMYCAANGEKLSRIPEIAKAYGVSELFLFKILQPLTKAGLVETVRGRNGGVRLPKPASEISLFDVVKVTEDSFAMAECFEAGEIDCPLVDSCGLNTALRKALNAFFEVLQGYSIDDLVKARPQINFLLGLDETAQVRTSAA; from the coding sequence ATGCGTCTGACGAAGCAAACGAACTACGCGGTTCGCATGCTGATGTACTGTGCAGCGAACGGCGAGAAGCTCAGCCGCATCCCTGAGATCGCCAAGGCCTACGGCGTCTCCGAGCTGTTTCTGTTCAAGATTTTGCAGCCGCTGACCAAAGCGGGCCTGGTGGAAACCGTCCGCGGCCGCAATGGCGGTGTGCGGCTGCCGAAGCCGGCATCCGAAATCAGCCTCTTCGACGTAGTGAAGGTTACCGAAGACAGCTTTGCCATGGCTGAATGCTTCGAAGCTGGTGAGATCGACTGCCCTCTGGTCGACAGCTGCGGCCTCAACACGGCCCTGCGCAAGGCATTGAATGCCTTCTTCGAAGTGCTTCAGGGCTATTCGATCGACGACCTGGTCAAGGCCCGGCCGCAGATCAACTTCCTTCTGGGCCTGGACGAAACGGCACAGGTGCGCACCTCGGCGGCTTGA
- a CDS encoding ABC transporter permease subunit encodes MFRFLLGRLAVLIPTFIGVSIIAFSFIRLLPGDPVALLSGERVMSPERHAEISHQLGFDRPIVVQYLDYLWGVLRGDFGLSIVTKKPVIDQFLELFPATVELSLCAIVFAVVVGIPAGVIAAIKRGSIFDQIIMGTALIGFSMPIFWWGLLLIIVVSGILQWTPVSGRISLMFFFPSVTGFMLIDSLLSGQEGAFQSAFSHLVLPTIVLGTIPLAVIARQTRSAMLEVLSEDYVRTARAKGLSTFRVVGIHALRNAMIPVVTTIGLQIGVMLAGAILTETIFSWPGIGKWMVDSVFRRDYAVIQGGLLIIAGVIMLVNLVVDLLYGLINPRIRH; translated from the coding sequence ATGTTTCGATTTCTTCTGGGGCGCTTGGCGGTGCTGATCCCGACTTTCATCGGGGTTTCCATCATCGCCTTCTCCTTCATCCGCCTGCTTCCTGGTGACCCTGTAGCGCTGCTTTCCGGCGAACGGGTGATGTCGCCGGAGCGCCACGCCGAAATTTCACACCAATTGGGCTTCGATCGCCCGATCGTCGTTCAGTACCTGGACTATCTCTGGGGCGTACTTCGCGGTGATTTCGGGCTGTCGATCGTCACCAAGAAGCCGGTGATCGATCAGTTCCTGGAGCTCTTCCCGGCGACGGTCGAGCTCTCTCTCTGCGCCATCGTTTTCGCCGTCGTGGTCGGCATCCCCGCGGGTGTCATTGCGGCGATCAAGCGCGGCTCCATCTTCGACCAGATCATCATGGGCACAGCCCTCATCGGCTTCTCGATGCCGATTTTCTGGTGGGGCCTGCTGTTGATCATCGTCGTCTCCGGCATATTGCAGTGGACGCCGGTGTCGGGACGCATCTCGCTGATGTTCTTCTTTCCATCGGTCACCGGTTTCATGCTGATCGATTCTCTGCTGTCGGGGCAGGAGGGAGCGTTCCAGTCGGCCTTCAGCCATCTCGTTCTGCCGACGATCGTGCTCGGCACCATTCCGCTTGCCGTCATCGCGCGGCAGACCCGTTCGGCGATGCTCGAAGTTCTGTCCGAGGACTATGTGCGCACGGCGCGGGCCAAGGGGCTCTCCACGTTCCGGGTGGTGGGTATCCACGCCCTGCGCAATGCGATGATCCCGGTCGTGACCACCATCGGTCTTCAGATCGGTGTCATGCTGGCCGGCGCTATTCTGACGGAGACGATCTTCTCCTGGCCGGGCATCGGCAAATGGATGGTCGATTCGGTTTTCCGCCGCGACTATGCCGTCATCCAGGGCGGACTCCTGATCATCGCGGGCGTCATCATGCTGGTGAATCTCGTCGTGGACTTGCTCTACGGCCTGATCAACCCTCGTATCCGGCATTAA
- a CDS encoding LysR family transcriptional regulator: MDWDDVRVFLAVARTGQILAASKRLGINHATLSRRVTALEEALKTRLLVRRPNGCELTAEGEVFLAAAERMETEMLAAQSQIGRIDTAIAGTVRIGAPDGFGVSFLAPRLGALTARYPELKLQLVPVPRSFSLSQREADIAITIERPEQGRLVSSKLTDYTLGLYASADYLARYGTPLTIDDLKDHRRIGYVEDLIFTPSLNFSAEIMRSWDASFEISSATGQTEAVRSSAGIGILHNYIARQVPELERILQDTTIRRAYWTTYHESARDLVRVRTVVSFLQELVTAEHQIFV; this comes from the coding sequence ATGGACTGGGACGATGTCAGAGTGTTTCTCGCGGTGGCGCGAACGGGGCAAATTCTCGCCGCCTCGAAGCGGCTCGGCATCAATCACGCCACCCTCAGTCGCCGGGTGACGGCGCTTGAGGAAGCACTCAAAACGAGACTTCTTGTCCGGCGCCCGAACGGCTGCGAGTTGACCGCCGAGGGCGAAGTCTTCCTTGCCGCAGCCGAACGCATGGAAACCGAAATGCTCGCGGCCCAGTCGCAGATCGGCCGGATCGACACGGCGATTGCCGGCACGGTGCGTATCGGCGCACCGGACGGTTTCGGCGTCTCCTTCCTCGCGCCGCGCCTCGGGGCGTTGACCGCGCGCTATCCGGAACTCAAGCTGCAGCTCGTTCCGGTCCCACGTTCCTTTTCTCTGTCGCAGCGCGAAGCCGACATCGCGATCACCATCGAGCGCCCGGAACAGGGACGTCTCGTTTCGTCCAAGCTGACTGATTATACACTGGGGCTTTACGCATCGGCAGATTATCTTGCCCGCTATGGTACGCCGCTAACGATCGACGATCTCAAGGACCATCGCCGCATCGGCTATGTCGAAGACCTGATCTTCACGCCCTCGCTCAATTTCTCCGCCGAAATCATGCGAAGCTGGGATGCTTCCTTCGAGATTTCCAGCGCCACGGGACAGACGGAAGCGGTCCGCTCCAGCGCCGGGATCGGCATTCTGCACAACTACATTGCCCGCCAGGTTCCCGAGCTCGAACGCATCCTGCAGGATACCACCATCAGGCGGGCCTACTGGACGACCTATCACGAAAGCGCGCGCGATCTGGTGCGCGTGCGCACGGTCGTCTCGTTTTTACAGGAACTGGTGACGGCGGAGCATCAGATCTTCGTGTGA
- a CDS encoding CoA-acylating methylmalonate-semialdehyde dehydrogenase: MYEIGHFIDGKRVAGKSGRTSNIFNPATGEVQGTVALASDAELAAAVESAKAAQPKWAATNPQRRARVFMKFVQLLNENMDELAETLSREHGKTIEDAKGDIVRGLEVCEFVIGVPHLQKSEFTEGAGPGIDMYSIRQAVGIGAGITPFNFPAMIPMWMFAPAIACGNAFILKPSERDPSVPIRLAELMIEAGLPVGVLNVVNGDKGAVDAILTHPDISAVSFVGSTPIARYVYGTAAMNGKRAQCFGGAKNHMVIMPDADLDQAANALIGAGYGSAGERCMAISVAVPVGEETANRLIDKLVPMVESLRVGPYTDEKADMGPVVTKEAEQRIRSLIESGIAQGAKLVVDGRDFKLQGYENGHFIGGCLFDHVTPDMDIYKTEIFGPVLSVVRAKNYEEALSLPMKHEYGNGVAIYTRDGDAARDFASRINIGMVGVNVPIPVPLAYHSFGGWKSSSFGDLNQHGTDSFKFWTKTKTITSRWPSGIKDGAEFSIPTMK, from the coding sequence ATGTACGAAATCGGACATTTCATCGATGGCAAGCGTGTTGCCGGCAAAAGCGGCCGTACCAGCAACATCTTCAACCCCGCGACCGGTGAGGTTCAGGGGACCGTGGCGCTTGCAAGCGACGCCGAACTCGCCGCAGCGGTCGAAAGCGCGAAGGCCGCACAGCCGAAGTGGGCTGCCACCAATCCGCAGCGCCGCGCTCGCGTTTTCATGAAATTCGTCCAGCTCCTCAACGAAAACATGGACGAGCTGGCCGAGACGCTCTCGCGCGAGCATGGCAAGACGATCGAAGACGCCAAGGGCGACATCGTTCGTGGCCTTGAGGTTTGCGAATTCGTCATCGGCGTTCCGCATCTCCAGAAGAGCGAATTCACCGAGGGCGCCGGTCCGGGCATCGACATGTATTCGATCCGCCAGGCCGTCGGCATTGGTGCCGGCATTACCCCCTTCAACTTCCCGGCGATGATCCCGATGTGGATGTTCGCCCCGGCGATCGCCTGCGGCAACGCCTTCATCCTGAAGCCCTCGGAGCGTGACCCGTCCGTGCCGATCCGGCTCGCCGAACTGATGATCGAGGCCGGCCTGCCTGTTGGTGTGCTCAACGTGGTCAATGGCGACAAGGGCGCGGTCGACGCGATCCTGACGCACCCGGATATTTCCGCCGTTTCCTTCGTCGGCTCGACGCCGATCGCCCGCTATGTCTACGGTACCGCGGCGATGAACGGCAAGCGCGCCCAGTGCTTCGGCGGTGCCAAGAACCACATGGTCATCATGCCGGATGCCGATCTCGACCAGGCCGCCAATGCGCTGATCGGTGCCGGCTACGGATCGGCTGGCGAGCGCTGCATGGCGATCTCGGTTGCCGTCCCGGTCGGCGAGGAAACCGCAAACCGGCTGATCGACAAGCTGGTGCCGATGGTCGAGAGCCTGCGCGTCGGTCCCTATACCGACGAGAAGGCCGACATGGGCCCGGTCGTCACCAAGGAGGCCGAACAGCGTATCAGGAGCCTGATCGAAAGCGGCATCGCGCAGGGCGCGAAGCTCGTCGTCGACGGCCGCGACTTCAAGCTGCAGGGCTATGAGAACGGCCATTTCATCGGCGGCTGCCTGTTTGACCACGTGACGCCGGACATGGACATCTACAAGACGGAGATCTTCGGACCGGTTCTGTCGGTCGTGCGTGCAAAGAACTACGAGGAAGCGCTGTCCCTGCCAATGAAGCACGAATACGGCAACGGTGTCGCGATCTACACCCGCGACGGCGATGCGGCGCGCGACTTCGCCTCACGCATCAACATCGGCATGGTCGGCGTCAATGTTCCGATCCCGGTTCCGCTCGCCTATCACTCCTTCGGGGGCTGGAAGTCCTCGTCCTTCGGCGATCTCAACCAGCATGGAACCGACTCGTTCAAGTTCTGGACCAAGACGAAGACCATCACCTCCCGTTGGCCGTCCGGCATCAAGGATGGCGCCGAGTTCTCCATCCCGACGATGAAGTGA
- a CDS encoding Fe(3+) ABC transporter substrate-binding protein, producing MIGALSITATLFASAAPVWADGEVNIYSYRQPDLIQPLLDAFTKETGITTNVLFLDKGLVERIQAEGANSPADVILTVDISRLTEAKDAGVTQPVANETINKDIPAHFRDPDGNWFGLTTRGRVVYASKERVTENDITYEELADPKWKGKICTRDGQHSYNIGLFASMVAHHGEAEAEKWLTGLRNNLAKKPDGGDRDQAKAILAGECDLAIGNTYYVGLMMTNEKEPEQKEWAAAIKVLFPNSKDRGTHVNISGMALAKNAPNKDNAIKLMEFLSEGEAQKIYAEQVFEYPVLPGAEPSEIVKSFGTIKPDTLPLADIAANRKKASELVDKVGYNDGPQD from the coding sequence ATGATCGGGGCACTGTCGATAACCGCGACGCTGTTTGCTTCGGCGGCACCCGTCTGGGCGGACGGCGAGGTCAACATCTATTCCTATCGCCAGCCGGATCTGATCCAGCCTCTGCTGGATGCCTTTACCAAGGAGACCGGCATCACCACTAACGTGCTCTTCCTTGACAAGGGTCTCGTCGAGCGCATCCAGGCCGAAGGGGCAAATTCCCCTGCCGACGTCATTCTCACCGTCGATATCAGCCGCCTCACCGAAGCGAAGGACGCCGGCGTCACGCAACCGGTCGCCAACGAGACGATCAACAAGGATATTCCGGCACATTTCCGCGATCCTGACGGCAACTGGTTCGGCCTGACCACGCGTGGTCGCGTCGTCTACGCCTCGAAGGAGCGCGTAACCGAGAACGACATCACCTATGAAGAACTCGCCGACCCGAAGTGGAAGGGCAAGATCTGCACACGCGACGGCCAGCATTCCTACAATATCGGTCTGTTCGCCTCGATGGTTGCCCATCACGGCGAAGCCGAAGCGGAGAAATGGCTGACGGGCCTCAGGAACAACCTCGCGAAGAAGCCGGACGGCGGCGACCGTGACCAGGCGAAGGCCATTCTCGCGGGCGAATGCGACCTTGCGATCGGCAACACCTATTACGTCGGTCTGATGATGACCAACGAGAAGGAGCCGGAGCAGAAGGAATGGGCGGCGGCCATCAAGGTCCTGTTCCCGAACAGCAAGGACCGCGGCACCCACGTCAACATCTCCGGCATGGCGCTCGCCAAGAACGCGCCGAACAAGGACAACGCCATCAAGCTGATGGAGTTCCTGTCCGAAGGCGAAGCACAGAAGATCTATGCCGAGCAGGTTTTCGAGTACCCGGTGCTTCCGGGCGCCGAGCCATCCGAAATCGTCAAGTCCTTCGGCACGATCAAGCCGGATACGCTGCCGCTTGCCGACATTGCGGCTAACCGCAAGAAGGCTTCGGAACTGGTCGACAAGGTCGGTTACAACGACGGACCGCAGGATTGA
- a CDS encoding M48 family metallopeptidase: MASDGPAIAHGEWHPRGSSRSLPASLLERAGRLAVRDETGAELAGGSLSSIEISSRVGRIPRRITFPDGSLFETVDNDAIDRFLAGKGCAREGIVHRLERFHPRLIAFVAATILLGALIYRLALPALVEVAVAVTPPIVPRIMSASTLETMDQTLLGESKLDEARRGRILDGFRRIVAESSGGEAGYTLNFRKGGAVGPNAFALPDGTLILTDELVELAGDDTEMIVGVLAHEIGHVEHKHSLRQIYRAAGVAALIMLIAGDIGSGAEDVLVQGGGLLSLSYSRSAEAEADRHSVELMMKAGLDPTAIARFFELLEAKLDDHSETSIFSTHPGTPERRKAILDMIAELRNPNR, from the coding sequence TTGGCTTCTGACGGCCCGGCCATTGCACATGGCGAGTGGCACCCTCGGGGATCGAGCCGCTCGCTGCCCGCAAGTCTCCTCGAACGTGCAGGGCGCCTCGCCGTGCGCGACGAAACCGGTGCCGAACTCGCGGGCGGCAGCCTGTCCTCGATCGAGATCTCGTCGCGGGTCGGTCGCATACCGCGTCGGATCACCTTTCCCGACGGTTCGCTCTTCGAGACCGTCGACAACGACGCGATCGACCGGTTCCTCGCCGGCAAGGGCTGCGCCCGCGAGGGGATCGTCCACCGGCTGGAGCGGTTCCATCCGCGGCTCATCGCCTTCGTCGCCGCAACGATCCTCCTTGGCGCGCTGATCTATCGCCTTGCCCTGCCGGCCCTGGTAGAGGTTGCCGTCGCCGTCACGCCGCCGATCGTTCCGCGCATCATGTCGGCGAGCACGCTCGAGACGATGGATCAGACGTTGCTCGGCGAATCGAAACTCGACGAGGCGCGGCGCGGCCGGATCCTCGACGGGTTCCGTCGCATCGTGGCTGAGTCCAGCGGCGGAGAGGCGGGCTACACGCTCAACTTCCGCAAGGGCGGCGCGGTCGGCCCCAATGCCTTCGCGCTTCCGGACGGAACGCTGATCCTCACCGATGAACTTGTCGAACTCGCGGGCGACGACACGGAGATGATCGTCGGCGTGCTGGCGCACGAGATCGGCCATGTCGAGCACAAGCATAGTCTCAGGCAGATCTATCGCGCCGCCGGCGTTGCCGCGCTCATCATGCTAATTGCCGGCGATATCGGGTCGGGAGCCGAGGACGTTCTCGTGCAGGGCGGCGGCCTCTTGTCGCTTTCCTACTCCCGCTCGGCCGAGGCCGAGGCGGACAGGCATTCCGTCGAGTTGATGATGAAGGCCGGACTCGATCCGACCGCGATCGCCCGCTTCTTCGAACTGCTCGAAGCCAAGCTCGACGACCATTCCGAAACGAGCATCTTCTCCACCCATCCCGGAACCCCGGAGCGGCGCAAGGCGATCCTGGACATGATTGCGGAACTGCGCAATCCGAACAGATAG
- a CDS encoding helix-turn-helix domain-containing protein, whose product MAVLQENHRRYDLHEELEKALNRVDFFRIFHTLALRFGFGHFGILQLGNENDACMLSTRLVLHDLPSGLAEEYDKRHRFGDSIVYKALHGSNISSVWGVNDSTLGSGQSLLSQLGFELLLCVPVNAATTGARYAVLFLGDGEDIEQAAHYELCYSAASAFDYFYRATLANKAGMGLTPRETEILKWISHGKTASEIALIVSVSEHTVNSHTATILKKLDVVNRTQMVAKAIREQIIQ is encoded by the coding sequence GTGGCGGTCTTACAGGAAAATCATAGGCGGTACGACCTTCACGAGGAGCTGGAGAAGGCTCTCAACCGTGTGGATTTCTTCCGCATTTTCCACACTTTGGCGCTGCGTTTCGGTTTTGGGCATTTCGGCATCCTGCAACTCGGCAACGAGAATGACGCCTGCATGCTTTCCACGCGCCTGGTCCTCCACGACCTCCCCTCCGGCCTCGCCGAGGAATACGACAAGCGTCACCGTTTCGGCGATTCCATCGTCTACAAAGCCTTGCATGGCTCGAATATTTCGTCGGTATGGGGCGTGAACGATTCGACGCTGGGATCAGGTCAGAGCCTCCTTTCCCAACTCGGTTTCGAGCTGTTGCTTTGCGTGCCGGTCAACGCGGCAACGACGGGAGCGCGCTATGCCGTGCTCTTCCTCGGCGATGGCGAGGACATCGAACAGGCCGCGCATTACGAGCTATGCTACAGCGCGGCATCAGCCTTCGACTATTTCTATCGGGCGACGCTCGCCAACAAGGCCGGCATGGGCCTGACGCCGAGAGAAACCGAAATACTCAAGTGGATTTCGCACGGAAAGACGGCCAGTGAGATTGCCCTGATCGTATCGGTCTCGGAGCACACCGTGAATTCACACACCGCAACGATCCTCAAGAAGCTCGATGTAGTCAACCGGACGCAAATGGTCGCGAAAGCGATACGAGAACAGATTATCCAGTGA
- a CDS encoding YjgN family protein, whose product MTLAEPLSAQTVGQGSFGRSADRDFQRLSFSGSASEYFGIWVVNILLTILTLGIYSAWAKVRRNRYFYGNTVLLGRAFEYHARGWQILIGRLIVFAYLVLYNVMLTFVPLVGIALSVLLLFFVPWLLARGLRFSARVTSYRNVRFDFVGRAGGAFVAFIVGPVLAALTLGILAPLASRWSYRYIGNNLRYGRKAFATDPSVGQIYRNWAISAAIIVLGFLIVGFVVALNSALIATAIENPDFAEMVEMQASLTLLIVLGYVLILSIFGVAGLVYRAGVRNVAWSATTFDGRHRLLSDLSRLRYTWIAVSNFVVTLVTLGLMRPWAAVRMARYVNEHTAVRFDGNVGEILSAIEAEGSAVGAEFMDIEGFDFGF is encoded by the coding sequence ATGACTTTGGCAGAGCCGTTATCGGCGCAGACTGTGGGGCAGGGCAGCTTCGGGCGCTCGGCGGACCGAGACTTCCAGCGCCTTTCCTTCAGTGGCAGCGCCAGCGAATATTTCGGGATCTGGGTCGTCAACATCCTGCTGACGATCCTCACCCTCGGCATTTATTCCGCCTGGGCCAAGGTCCGCCGCAATCGCTATTTCTACGGCAACACCGTTCTTCTCGGCCGCGCTTTCGAATATCACGCGAGGGGGTGGCAGATCCTGATCGGGCGCCTGATCGTCTTCGCCTACCTGGTCCTCTACAATGTCATGCTGACATTCGTGCCGCTCGTCGGCATAGCGCTCAGCGTGTTGCTGCTGTTCTTCGTGCCCTGGCTCCTTGCCCGGGGGCTGCGCTTCAGTGCGCGGGTGACGAGCTACCGCAACGTCCGCTTCGACTTCGTCGGCCGCGCCGGCGGCGCCTTTGTCGCCTTCATTGTCGGCCCGGTTCTCGCAGCCTTGACGCTCGGAATTCTCGCGCCGCTCGCCAGCCGCTGGTCGTATCGCTATATCGGCAACAACCTGCGCTACGGGCGGAAAGCCTTTGCGACCGATCCGTCCGTCGGGCAGATCTACAGGAACTGGGCGATCTCGGCGGCAATCATCGTGCTCGGGTTTCTGATCGTCGGTTTTGTCGTCGCCCTCAACAGCGCACTTATTGCCACGGCGATCGAGAACCCCGATTTCGCCGAGATGGTGGAGATGCAGGCGTCGCTTACACTGCTGATAGTGCTCGGCTACGTCCTGATCCTGTCGATCTTCGGCGTGGCGGGCCTTGTATACCGCGCCGGGGTTCGTAACGTCGCCTGGTCCGCCACCACCTTCGACGGCAGGCACAGGCTGCTCAGCGATCTCTCGCGCCTGCGCTACACCTGGATCGCGGTCTCGAACTTCGTCGTCACGCTTGTTACACTTGGCCTGATGCGGCCCTGGGCCGCGGTTCGGATGGCGCGCTACGTCAACGAACACACGGCCGTCCGCTTCGACGGCAATGTCGGCGAGATACTGTCCGCGATCGAAGCGGAGGGCTCGGCGGTCGGCGCCGAGTTCATGGATATAGAAGGTTTCGACTTTGGCTTCTGA
- a CDS encoding phasin: MATKKTDDAFSLSSFEPAKFADGFREFAEKGAAQSKEAYAKMKTAAEEATKTVEATLENAQTGTVELGLKAIDALRTNAENSLSHMEALLGVRSLSELVELQTTFIRKQAELAVEQAKTMQEATKKVAENVAKPGKDAAEKAMSSFKKA, encoded by the coding sequence ATGGCTACCAAGAAGACCGACGATGCATTTTCCCTCTCCTCCTTCGAGCCGGCCAAGTTTGCCGACGGCTTCCGCGAGTTCGCCGAAAAGGGCGCCGCGCAGTCGAAGGAAGCCTATGCCAAGATGAAGACCGCTGCCGAAGAAGCGACCAAGACCGTCGAAGCGACGCTTGAAAACGCTCAGACCGGTACTGTCGAACTCGGTCTCAAGGCCATCGACGCTCTGCGTACCAATGCCGAGAATTCCCTGTCGCACATGGAAGCGCTGCTCGGCGTGAGGTCGCTTTCGGAGCTGGTCGAACTCCAGACCACCTTCATCCGCAAGCAGGCCGAGCTTGCCGTCGAGCAGGCGAAGACCATGCAGGAAGCGACGAAGAAGGTCGCCGAAAACGTTGCCAAGCCGGGCAAGGACGCCGCCGAAAAGGCAATGTCGAGCTTCAAGAAGGCCTGA
- a CDS encoding ABC transporter substrate-binding protein: MKKLTTLFAATALATLMAGSAWSKTFVYCSEGSPEGFDPGLYTAGTTFDAAAHTVYSRLLEFKKGTTETEPGLAESWTISDDGLEYTFKLRPGVKFQTTEFFTPTRELNADDVIFSLERQWKPDHPWHGYVTGGSWEYFAGMGLPDVLESIEKIDDMTVKIKLKRKEAPFLANLAMPFASIMSKEYADKLQADGKMNQLNQMPLGTGPFAFVGYQQDAVIRYKAHPDYWGGKQKIDDLVFSITTDAAVRYQKLQAGECHLMPYPNAADVEAMKADPNLKVMEQAGLNVAYLAYNTTQPPFDKVEVRKALNKAINKQAIVDTVFQGQATPASNPIPPTMWSYDDTIADDTYEPEVAKKMLEDAGVKDLSMKVWAMPVARPYMLNARRAAELIQADFAKIGVKVEIVSYEWAEYLEKSKAKDRDGAVILGWTGDNGDPDNFLDTLLGCDAVGGNNRAQWCNQEFEDLVTKAKEATDVAERTKLYQQAQAVFKKEAPWATLDHSLSIVPMRKNVEGFVQSPLGDFAFDGVDIVE; encoded by the coding sequence ATGAAAAAGCTCACTACTCTTTTCGCAGCGACGGCGCTTGCCACGCTGATGGCCGGCTCGGCTTGGTCGAAGACGTTCGTCTACTGCTCTGAAGGTTCGCCGGAAGGCTTTGACCCCGGCCTCTACACGGCCGGCACGACGTTCGACGCTGCCGCGCACACCGTTTACAGCCGCCTTCTCGAATTCAAGAAGGGCACGACGGAGACCGAACCGGGGCTTGCTGAAAGCTGGACGATTTCTGACGACGGCCTCGAATACACCTTCAAGCTCCGTCCGGGTGTCAAGTTCCAGACGACCGAGTTCTTCACGCCGACGCGTGAACTCAACGCCGACGACGTGATCTTCTCGCTTGAGCGTCAGTGGAAGCCCGACCATCCGTGGCATGGCTACGTGACTGGCGGTTCCTGGGAATACTTCGCCGGCATGGGGCTGCCGGATGTGCTCGAGTCGATCGAGAAGATCGACGACATGACGGTGAAGATCAAGCTGAAGCGCAAGGAAGCACCGTTCCTCGCCAACCTTGCCATGCCCTTCGCATCGATCATGTCGAAGGAATATGCCGATAAGCTGCAGGCCGACGGCAAGATGAACCAGCTCAACCAGATGCCGCTCGGCACCGGTCCGTTCGCCTTCGTCGGCTATCAGCAGGACGCGGTCATTCGTTATAAAGCCCATCCGGACTATTGGGGCGGAAAGCAGAAGATCGACGATCTGGTCTTCTCGATCACCACTGATGCTGCCGTCCGTTACCAGAAGCTGCAGGCCGGCGAATGCCACCTGATGCCCTATCCGAACGCAGCCGATGTCGAAGCCATGAAGGCCGATCCGAACCTCAAGGTGATGGAGCAGGCCGGTCTGAACGTCGCCTATCTCGCCTACAACACGACGCAGCCCCCCTTCGACAAGGTTGAAGTCCGCAAGGCGCTGAACAAGGCGATCAACAAGCAGGCGATCGTCGACACCGTCTTCCAGGGCCAGGCAACCCCGGCGTCGAACCCGATCCCGCCGACGATGTGGTCCTATGACGACACCATCGCGGATGACACCTACGAGCCGGAAGTCGCCAAGAAGATGCTCGAGGATGCCGGCGTCAAGGACCTGTCCATGAAGGTCTGGGCGATGCCGGTTGCGCGGCCGTACATGCTGAACGCACGTCGCGCCGCCGAATTGATCCAGGCCGATTTCGCCAAGATCGGCGTCAAGGTCGAGATCGTCTCCTATGAGTGGGCCGAATATCTCGAGAAGTCCAAAGCAAAGGATCGCGACGGTGCGGTGATCCTCGGCTGGACGGGTGACAATGGTGACCCGGACAACTTCCTTGACACGCTGCTTGGTTGCGATGCTGTCGGCGGTAACAACCGCGCCCAGTGGTGCAACCAGGAGTTCGAGGATCTGGTGACCAAGGCCAAGGAGGCGACGGACGTTGCAGAGCGCACCAAGCTCTACCAGCAGGCTCAGGCCGTCTTCAAGAAGGAAGCGCCGTGGGCAACGCTCGACCACTCGCTCTCCATCGTCCCGATGCGCAAGAACGTCGAAGGCTTCGTGCAGAGCCCGCTCGGCGACTTTGCTTTCGACGGCGTTGACATTGTAGAGTAA
- a CDS encoding response regulator yields MTRKAHILLVDDNPAENLILSGLIRKVDSIDIELHYCRTMDSAIAFLLSGKPVSMILLDNLVHPRGDFRETVPALRHQGFIGPIGVISSSPGEPYFQSLEEYGADFRIDKSEIDPTAIEFILREYLPEE; encoded by the coding sequence ATGACACGGAAAGCCCACATCTTGCTCGTTGACGACAACCCGGCGGAAAACCTGATCCTCAGCGGACTGATCAGGAAAGTGGACAGCATCGACATCGAACTGCACTACTGCCGGACGATGGACAGCGCGATCGCGTTTCTTCTTTCCGGCAAACCAGTCTCGATGATCCTGCTGGACAATCTCGTGCATCCTCGCGGTGATTTTCGCGAGACCGTTCCCGCCCTGAGGCATCAGGGCTTCATTGGCCCGATCGGTGTCATATCGTCCTCGCCGGGCGAGCCCTATTTCCAGAGCCTGGAAGAATACGGCGCCGATTTTCGCATCGACAAATCGGAAATCGATCCGACGGCGATCGAATTCATCCTAAGGGAATATCTGCCGGAGGAGTAA